The Marinobacter halotolerans genome includes a window with the following:
- the erpA gene encoding iron-sulfur cluster insertion protein ErpA, giving the protein MSVVQQQAISPLFLSDSAVSKVRELVEEEGNEDLKLRVFVTGGGCSGFQYGFSFDEAQDDEDAVIEKDGISLLVDPMSYQYLVGATVDYQEGLQGSQFVVQNPNASSTCGCGSSFTI; this is encoded by the coding sequence TTGAGTGTAGTCCAGCAACAGGCAATTTCCCCGCTATTCCTCAGCGACAGCGCGGTATCCAAAGTTCGCGAACTGGTTGAGGAAGAAGGCAATGAAGACCTGAAGCTCCGCGTGTTTGTGACGGGCGGCGGCTGTTCCGGGTTTCAGTACGGTTTTTCCTTTGATGAAGCCCAGGACGACGAAGACGCGGTCATCGAAAAAGACGGCATAAGTCTGCTGGTGGATCCGATGAGCTATCAGTACCTGGTGGGCGCCACTGTTGACTATCAGGAAGGACTGCAGGGGTCTCAGTTTGTGGTACAGAATCCGAATGCCAGTTCAACCTGCGGGTGCGGTAGCTCCTTCACTATCTGA
- a CDS encoding OapA family protein has translation MLKMFPKTHITIAASISVIVTAAVLMSPSSPVEANRVAYSLDLNEGSVTKATSQKPGPSEPAAGNNTPDQTENVSEAAANTTMLASLDASPSADAPDSGADPQSAPAPQVAQQKTKQTSTLDWETFKIRSGDTLSSLFRKAGFNDGLMLSVIHGEGKADKLQRLYAGETIRFATNESGELQAIELQRNLLESLKIRKKDGEFHGQTVMREPEARPAFAAGEIDGSLYQAARDAGLSDRVAMEMAGIFGWNIDFVYDVRKGDTFEVVYEELYLDGEKFDTGQILSARFVNRGEEVIALRYTNSKGDTDYYSPSGSSMRKAFLRTPIDARISSSFNLQRRHPVLDVVRPHEGTDYAAAPGTPIKAAGDGRVKFAGWKGGYGRTVVLQHGQNITTLYAHMSRLGRGIRTGTNVKQGQTVGHVGSSGMVTGPHLHYEFRVNGSPRNSRTVKLPDAKPIPSSEMARFKQFAEQEVAKLELFRGDSQPQQLALASDE, from the coding sequence GTGCTTAAAATGTTTCCGAAGACACACATTACTATTGCCGCCAGTATAAGCGTCATTGTGACGGCTGCCGTGCTGATGAGCCCCAGCTCCCCCGTGGAAGCCAACCGGGTGGCCTATTCACTCGACCTGAATGAAGGCTCGGTAACCAAGGCCACCAGCCAGAAGCCCGGCCCGAGCGAGCCCGCCGCTGGCAACAACACACCCGATCAGACCGAAAATGTTAGTGAAGCAGCAGCCAACACCACGATGCTGGCATCGCTCGACGCCTCACCGTCAGCAGACGCGCCAGATTCCGGCGCGGACCCGCAGTCCGCACCAGCACCTCAGGTGGCTCAGCAAAAGACAAAGCAGACTTCGACACTGGATTGGGAAACCTTCAAGATCCGTTCAGGTGACACACTCTCTTCCCTGTTCCGCAAAGCCGGGTTCAATGATGGCCTGATGCTCTCGGTCATTCACGGCGAAGGCAAAGCAGACAAACTCCAGCGCCTGTATGCCGGTGAGACCATCCGGTTTGCGACCAATGAATCCGGCGAACTCCAGGCCATCGAACTACAGCGCAATCTGCTTGAAAGCCTAAAGATCCGCAAGAAAGACGGCGAATTCCACGGCCAGACCGTTATGCGGGAGCCGGAAGCCCGACCGGCGTTTGCCGCAGGCGAAATTGACGGCTCTCTCTACCAGGCCGCCCGGGATGCCGGCCTGTCCGACCGGGTCGCCATGGAAATGGCCGGCATTTTTGGCTGGAACATTGATTTTGTCTACGACGTTCGCAAAGGCGACACGTTTGAAGTGGTCTACGAAGAGCTGTATCTCGACGGTGAAAAATTCGACACCGGGCAGATTCTTTCAGCGCGTTTCGTGAACCGGGGAGAGGAAGTCATCGCTTTGCGTTACACCAACAGCAAGGGCGATACCGACTACTATTCTCCGAGTGGCAGTAGTATGCGGAAAGCGTTTTTGAGAACACCAATTGACGCCCGCATCTCATCCTCCTTTAACCTTCAGCGCAGACATCCGGTGCTGGACGTCGTGCGCCCTCATGAAGGCACCGATTATGCTGCCGCACCGGGAACACCGATCAAGGCTGCCGGCGATGGCCGTGTGAAGTTCGCCGGCTGGAAAGGCGGCTACGGTCGCACCGTGGTGCTTCAGCATGGCCAGAACATTACCACGCTCTACGCCCACATGAGCCGTCTCGGTCGCGGCATTCGCACAGGCACCAACGTGAAGCAAGGCCAGACAGTGGGTCACGTAGGTTCTTCCGGCATGGTGACCGGCCCGCACCTGCACTACGAGTTCCGTGTAAACGGATCTCCCAGAAACTCCCGGACCGTGAAGCTGCCCGACGCCAAGCCGATTCCGAGCTCTGAAATGGCCAGATTCAAACAGTTTGCCGAACAGGAAGTCGCCAAACTTGAACTCTTCCGCGGCGACAGTCAGCCACAACAACTGGCCCTTGCGTCGGACGAATAA
- a CDS encoding anhydro-N-acetylmuramic acid kinase has product MDAWIGMMSGTSMDGIDAILVSFPADRQIQIHGTCTTPYPDVIRQRLGNLSQNRGSPDELGELDHLVGALFAESAARLMDESDLEPGQISGIGSHGQTIRHQPDGSTPFTLQIGDPTLIAERTGITTVADFRRRDLAAGGQAAPLVPAFHKAFFSDAHEDRCILNLGGIANLTHLPADPKKPVTGFDTGPANALMDAWCKDQTGQSFDRDGAWADQGQVNQALLSDLLSDAYFQRQPPKSTGTEKFNLDWVKTTLTRHTQVSGVDVQRTLLELTAITVAQQLPQHPGMTLFACGGGAKNPILLRELQRTCSPCTVTTTANIGLDPQWVEASAFAWLARQTLAGLPGNLPEVTGAKGERILGAVYYA; this is encoded by the coding sequence ATGGACGCCTGGATTGGCATGATGTCTGGCACCAGCATGGATGGCATCGATGCCATCCTTGTGTCATTCCCGGCTGACCGCCAGATCCAGATCCACGGTACCTGCACCACACCTTACCCCGACGTTATCCGTCAGCGGCTGGGCAATCTTAGCCAGAATCGCGGTTCGCCCGATGAGCTGGGAGAACTTGATCATCTGGTAGGTGCGCTCTTTGCCGAGTCTGCGGCGAGGCTGATGGATGAGTCCGATCTCGAGCCTGGCCAGATAAGCGGCATTGGCAGCCACGGCCAGACCATCCGGCACCAGCCGGACGGAAGCACGCCATTCACACTGCAGATCGGCGACCCCACACTGATTGCGGAGCGCACGGGCATCACCACGGTTGCGGATTTCCGCAGACGGGATCTTGCTGCCGGAGGCCAGGCAGCCCCCCTTGTTCCCGCCTTCCACAAAGCCTTTTTCAGCGACGCCCATGAAGATCGCTGCATCCTGAATCTGGGCGGAATCGCCAACCTCACCCACCTGCCGGCGGACCCCAAAAAGCCGGTGACCGGTTTTGATACGGGGCCGGCGAACGCCCTGATGGACGCCTGGTGCAAGGACCAGACCGGTCAGAGCTTTGACCGGGATGGCGCCTGGGCAGATCAGGGCCAGGTAAACCAGGCCCTGTTGAGCGACCTGCTCTCCGACGCCTATTTCCAACGCCAGCCCCCGAAAAGCACCGGTACAGAAAAGTTCAATCTGGACTGGGTGAAGACGACGCTCACCCGACACACGCAGGTTTCCGGCGTGGATGTTCAACGCACACTGCTTGAACTAACAGCCATCACCGTCGCCCAGCAGCTACCACAACATCCGGGAATGACACTGTTTGCCTGCGGCGGAGGTGCGAAAAACCCGATATTACTGAGAGAGCTGCAAAGAACCTGCAGCCCCTGCACCGTGACTACCACGGCCAATATAGGCCTGGACCCGCAGTGGGTAGAGGCATCCGCATTCGCATGGTTGGCGCGACAGACACTGGCAGGGCTTCCGGGAAATCTTCCTGAAGTCACCGGTGCAAAGGGAGAAAGGATTCTGGGGGCGGTTTACTACGCCTGA